The following is a genomic window from Nguyenibacter vanlangensis.
CGAGCGCGAGACCCGGCGCACGTCGTACGAACCGGCCAGTTCGTCGAAGGACAGCGGCGCCGGATCGTCGGCGCTGCCCAGCCGCGCCAGGTACGACACGATGGCCCCCGGATCGACCCCGTCCTGGCGCAGGGCGCGGATGGACAGGCCATCGAACCGCTTGGACAATTTGCCGCCCGCCTCGTCCAGCAGCAACGGCAGATGCGCGAAGGCGAACCGGCCGGGACGGGCGCCCAGCGCCTCGGCGATGTCGATCTGCACGCCGGTATTGGTCAGGTGGTCCTCGCCGCGCAGGATATGGGTGATGCCGGTTTCCAGGTCATCGACCACCGAGGCCAGCGTATACAGCACCGTGCCGTCGGCCCGCACCAGCACCGGGTCCGAAATCGACGGCAGCTTGACCTGCGATTTACCCATGACCATATCGTCCCAGGTCACCGTCCGGTCCGACAGGCGGAAGCGCCAATAGGGCACCTTGCCGTTCGCCTCGGCCTGGGCGCGCTGCTCCGGCGTCATGCGCAGCATGGCACGGTCATAGACCGGCGGCTTGCGCATGCGGATCCGCGCCTCGCGCTTGGCCGCCAGTTCCTGCTCGCTCTCGAAACAGGGATACAGCCGCCCCGATTCCTTCAGCCGCGCGATGGCGGCATCATAATGGGCCAGCCGGTCGCACTGGTGGAAGGTCTCGTCCCAGCCCAGACCCAGCCAGGCCAGGTCGGTGCGCAATGCCTCGACATACTCGTCGCGCGAGCGCTCGCGGTCGGTATCGTCGATGCGAAGCTGGAACTTTCCGCCATGGCGGCGGGCATACAGGGCGTTGGCGATGGCCTGGCGGGCATTGCCGACATGAATCAGGCCCGTCGGGCTGGGCGCGAAGCGGAGTTTCATGCCGCCTTATATGCGTCGGCCGCGCGCGAAAGGCCAGCGGCGACGCACCGTCGCGCAGCCGGGCGACGAAACCGCTTATTCGTCCCCGCCACCCTCTTCGTCCCGGCCCTCTTCGCCTGCGTCGTCCTCGACCAGGCGCCTGGGGTCCAGGGCGCGCCAATCACGCTCCATCGGCGTCGCGGCATGGGCCGAAAAATCGTCCAGCTCGTTCGCCGAACGCCAGCCCTCGTCCCCGGCGTCAACGATCTCGGCATCCTCGCCGAAGGACATCCATGCCTGCAGCACCTCGCGCGGGCCCGCGCCCGCAACGCGGCAGCGCTCCATGCTGTCGCGCACATAGGCCCGGGCGAAGGCATTGGCATGGGCCAGGTCGAGGAAACCCGAAACCTCCTCGACGATGCCTTCTTCCGCCCCGCCGGACAGGTCGAGAATGCGGACCCGCCAACCCGCATCGGCTGCCATGTCTGCCCCCGGGTCTGCCTGATCGGAAGGGGAAGGAGTATCGTGTGGATCGCTCAAGGGAAAATATCCGGTCAAAGAAAGGCTGGGAAAATGCGGTTACGACGCTGACGGCACCGCGCGGTCGCGCGCTTTGCGCAGCAGGAATTCGCGCCCCACCTTCACCAGCGGCTGGCCGTCATAGGACACGATGTCGGCGGTGGCATAGGTCTCCGACCACCGGTCGGGGATGAAGGAACCGGTGCCGACGACGTCGATCGGGGCATGGGCATCGGCCATGACCATGCATTTCTCGACGCTGAAGCCCGACGAGACGATGATCCGCACCTTGGCGAATCCCGCTTCGTTCAGCGCCTCGCGCATGCGCCAGACGGCAGCGGCCGAAACCCCGGTGCCGACCAGGTGGCGCAGTTCGGTGTCCGAGCGATAGCGGCGGATGGTGCCCGGCGTGTTGCGCTCCAGCGCGGCATAGGACGATTGCGGGTCCAGCCCCTCCAGGAAGCGGCCGCCATGCGTGTCCAGCCGCACCGCGACGCGGCCGGCCGCCGCCAGGTCGGGAAAGGCGCGGCAGACCTCCAGCGCATCGGTGATCTCGCGCCCGAAATAATCGACCAGCACGACCAGGTCGGAATCGGGATAGGTCTCGTGGAACATCTCCGCCGCACGCAGGGTCGACCCCGCATAGCCCACCAGCGCGTGGGGCATGGTACCCAGGCCCGGCAGGTCACCGAAGAATCCGGCCGTCGCGTCGTTCGCCCCGCCGACGAAGCCCAGCGCGCCCTCGCGCTGCGCCGCCCGGCTGCCGACCGACGCGGCATAGGCCATCTGCTCCTGCATCTCGAACCCCGCGCAATGCCGGGCTTCCATGGCCAGGAAACGCACGCCGGGCAGCGCCAGCGCCATCTGATAGGCATTGTGCGCGGCGACGCAGGGCGGTCCCAGCTTCTGCAGCAGCAGAGTCTCCAGCGGCGCCAGCGCCGCGAACGAACCGGTGACGTAGACCAGCGGCTCACCCGCGCCGACCCAGGCGCCTTCGGGGCACATGACCTCGTGCGTGATCGCGATGCCGCGCGCCCGCGCCACGTTTTCCAGCCACGCGGTCATCAGCCTCGGGGCCGAGATGACCGGCCGGCGGATGAACATGGCATAGGTCACCTGCCGGTCGCCGAAGCGGGTCACGATCTCCCGCGTCCGGTTGAAATAGGCGTCTGTCCGCGCGGCGATCGTCCCGTCATCCAGGGCCTGAGACGGTCCGAAAGCCTCGTTTTCGTGTGCTGCGGACATTCTTCCTCCGTATTCTTTATTCTTTCGCCGCGACGTTGCCGGTCGCGGCGTTCATCGCGTGCTTATGCGGCCTCCGATCCCTTCGCCGAATCCCGCACCGGCGTCCCGCGCAGGCGGGTCGTCAGTTCCTCGGCCAGCAGGAAGGCCATTTCCAGCGACTGCTCGGCATTCAGCCGCGGATCGCAGAACGTCTCATAGCGTTCACCAAGATCGGCCTCCGTCAAGCGGTGGGCCCCCCCCACGCATTCGGTGACGTCCTGGCCGGTCATCTCGACATGCACCCCGCCGGGATGGGCGCCCTCGGCCTGGAACACGTCGAAAAAGCCGCGAATCTCGGCCAGGATGGCCTCGAACGACCGGGTCTTGATCTTGTTGACGGTCGAAATCGTGTTGCCGTGCATCGGATCGCACAACCACGTGACCGTGCGGCCCGACGCCATGACCTTGCGCAGCAGCGGCGGCAGGTGCCTGCCCACGCCCTCGGCCCCCATGCGTGAGATCAGCGAGATCCGCCCGGCCTCGTCCTGCGGGTTCAGGATGTCCAGCAGCCGCTCCAGGTCGTCGATCGTCGTGCTGGGCCCGACCTTGATGCCGATCGGATTGCGCACGCCGCGCAGGAACTCGACATGCGCGCCGTCCGGCTGGCGGGTGCGGTCGCCGATCCAGACGAAATGCGCCGAACAATCGTACCATTCGCCCGAGGTCGAATCGATTCGCGTCAGCGCCTGCTCGTACGGCAGCAGCAGCGCCTCGTGCGAGGTATAGAACTCGGTCTCGTCCATCTGGCGCGCGCCCGTCATGCCGCAGGCCGCCATGAAGGCCAGGGTCTCGTCGATGCGCTCGGCCAGCACGCCATAGCGCTGGGCCAGCGGCGAGCGCTCGACGAAGCCGAGATTCCAGCGATGGACCTCATGCAGGTTGGCATAGCCGCCGCCGGCGAAGGCCCGCAGCAGGTTCATCACCCCCGCCGACTGGAAATAGCCGGTCTCCATGCGCACCGGATCGGGAATGCGGGCCGCGGGCGTGAAATCCGGCCCGTTGATGATGTCGCCGCGATAGGACGGCAGGCTGGTCCCGCCGATCGTCTCGGTCTCGGACGACCGGGGCTTGGCATACTGCCCGGCCATGCGGCCGATCTTGATCACCGGCACCTTGGCGCCGAAGGTCAGCACCACCGCCATCTGCAGCAGCACGCGGAACGTGTCACGGACGATATCGGCGGTGAACTCGCCGAAGCTCTCGGCGCAGGCGCCGCCCTGCAGCACGAACGCCTTGCCGCGCGACGCCTCGGCCAGGCTGGCCTTCAGCCGCCGCGCCTCGCCCGCGAAGACCAGCGGCGGATAGCGGCGCAGCCGCTCCTCGACCGCGCGCAGCGCGTCCTGGTCGGGATAGGCCGGCACCTGGCGCACGGGAAACGACCGCCAGCTCTCCGGCGTCCAGGCCTGCCGGGAAGAACTGTTCTGTGTGTGCATCGCACTCATGGTCGGATCCTAAATTCCTCTGCTCGTCCGGCGGGACGCGACCGGATCGCCTTCCTCCCCGCCTTCCCCCCTGCCCCGATGGCCGGCCGTGCCGCTGGGGGCAGTCTTTATGTAGAAAATCCCGCGCCAACGCAAAGAGGATCGTCGCGTGCGGCCTGCAATACGCGTAAGGGAAGCGCGGGGCGGATCTTTTGGGCGTGCATCGCACCGGGGCGATCGGCTAGACCCGGCCCCAGGCCGACATGCGTGGCATGTGCCCGGCACGCGCCGGAATTTGCCGCGCCGCCGGACGCATGACATGCTGGCCGAAACCCGGAACTTCGGAGGGATGATCGATGGTGGCCACGCTTCGCACGGCCCTGTATTCGCGCCTGGCAGCGTCAGCTTTGGCCGCAGCCGCTCTTCTCGCAACGCCCGCGCTTGTCACGCCGGCGCTCGTCACGCCGGCCCTGGCCGCCCCGGACCAGCCCGGCACGAGCGGCACGAGCGGTGCCCAATCCACCGCGCAGGGCATCGAATCCCCCGGTGGCGAACATCTGACGGTCAAGGGCCGGCACTCCCTGCCGCCCGGCTACCAGGACGCGCCGTCGATGGACCTGACCCATGGGCCGGACCCCGACCATGACGCCAACGTGCATCGCGACGCGGTCACCGGCAGCGACCTGTCACGCTTCGGCAGCGCCTATCAGGGCAGCGGCCCCTACGGCCAGGGCCAGCTCGGGGATTCCACAGGGAACGGCTGGGTCACCCCCCGCTGAACTTTGCCTGTAAACGCGTGCTGGCGGCGATCCGACGCGGCTTTGCTGCGCTCCGATGCTCACGGCCCACAAGGCCGCTCCGCTTCGGTGCTCACAAAACCACGCCGGGCGCTCCACTACGTTCCGCTCTCGC
Proteins encoded in this region:
- the gltX gene encoding glutamate--tRNA ligase, with protein sequence MKLRFAPSPTGLIHVGNARQAIANALYARRHGGKFQLRIDDTDRERSRDEYVEALRTDLAWLGLGWDETFHQCDRLAHYDAAIARLKESGRLYPCFESEQELAAKREARIRMRKPPVYDRAMLRMTPEQRAQAEANGKVPYWRFRLSDRTVTWDDMVMGKSQVKLPSISDPVLVRADGTVLYTLASVVDDLETGITHILRGEDHLTNTGVQIDIAEALGARPGRFAFAHLPLLLDEAGGKLSKRFDGLSIRALRQDGVDPGAIVSYLARLGSADDPAPLSFDELAGSYDVRRVSRSAARFDMRQLLALNRRVLHQMPFAAIRDRLPEGATESFWLAVRGNVDMVSELRHWWDVVAGVIVPPVQDDQGAFLLQALSLLPAEPWDGETWKDWTGAVRAASGRSGKSLFHPLRVALTGEEKGPEMRDLLPLMGHERVAERLRIAAR
- a CDS encoding nicotinate phosphoribosyltransferase: MSAAHENEAFGPSQALDDGTIAARTDAYFNRTREIVTRFGDRQVTYAMFIRRPVISAPRLMTAWLENVARARGIAITHEVMCPEGAWVGAGEPLVYVTGSFAALAPLETLLLQKLGPPCVAAHNAYQMALALPGVRFLAMEARHCAGFEMQEQMAYAASVGSRAAQREGALGFVGGANDATAGFFGDLPGLGTMPHALVGYAGSTLRAAEMFHETYPDSDLVVLVDYFGREITDALEVCRAFPDLAAAGRVAVRLDTHGGRFLEGLDPQSSYAALERNTPGTIRRYRSDTELRHLVGTGVSAAAVWRMREALNEAGFAKVRIIVSSGFSVEKCMVMADAHAPIDVVGTGSFIPDRWSETYATADIVSYDGQPLVKVGREFLLRKARDRAVPSAS
- a CDS encoding class II 3-deoxy-7-phosphoheptulonate synthase, which translates into the protein MSAMHTQNSSSRQAWTPESWRSFPVRQVPAYPDQDALRAVEERLRRYPPLVFAGEARRLKASLAEASRGKAFVLQGGACAESFGEFTADIVRDTFRVLLQMAVVLTFGAKVPVIKIGRMAGQYAKPRSSETETIGGTSLPSYRGDIINGPDFTPAARIPDPVRMETGYFQSAGVMNLLRAFAGGGYANLHEVHRWNLGFVERSPLAQRYGVLAERIDETLAFMAACGMTGARQMDETEFYTSHEALLLPYEQALTRIDSTSGEWYDCSAHFVWIGDRTRQPDGAHVEFLRGVRNPIGIKVGPSTTIDDLERLLDILNPQDEAGRISLISRMGAEGVGRHLPPLLRKVMASGRTVTWLCDPMHGNTISTVNKIKTRSFEAILAEIRGFFDVFQAEGAHPGGVHVEMTGQDVTECVGGAHRLTEADLGERYETFCDPRLNAEQSLEMAFLLAEELTTRLRGTPVRDSAKGSEAA